TACAAGGACTTATGACCTTGCTCGTGGCTACCATCAATGATGAGGTTCCAACATTGATGAAGAATAATGTGAGCCTTCATTCGATTGGAGATATTTCTCAATTACCTGAAAAGGCACAGAAAAAGCTACAGGAGGCCATTGACAAGACCTCCAAAAATGATGGATTGAAACTCATTTTGGCACTTAATTATAGTGGGAAGTGGGACTTGACCCATGCCATGCAAGCATTGGCTTTGGAGGTAGAAAAAGGAGTATTGAAGGCGGAGGCGGTGGATCATAAACAGATAGAAAAACACCTTTCTACGTACGGCTTTCCGGATCCGGAATTGTTGATACGTACAAGTGGTGAAATGAGAATAAGCAATTTCTTACTTTGGCAAATGGCCTATACAGAATTATTTTTTACTCCCGTCCTCTGGCCGGATTTCAGAAAAGAACACCTTCATGAGGCCATAGTGTCTTATCAGAAAAGAGAAAGGCGTTTTGGAAAGATAAGTGAACAGGTCAACCTCGGATAATGCAAAAATATTTACTAATACTAGCAGTTTTAATATCGTATGGTGTAGATGGCCAGATTCGTTTTGGTCAGAAAAGCAGCCCTGCGAGTGATGGAGTGGCCATCAATTACTCCAGTCCGAGGGAATACGAAATAGCTGATATCCGGGTTCAGGGTGTTCAGTTTTTGGATAACAACGCCTTAATCTCCCTTTCCGGTCTTCGCGTGGGAGATAAAATCAAGATCCCCGGGGATGAAATATCTGCAGCGATCAAGAAACTGTGGAAGCAAGGGATCATCGGAAATGTGTCCATTGAAGCAGAAAAGATAGAGGGAGACAAAATCTGGTTGATCATTACGCTCAGTGAACGACCCAGGCTCACCAAATATGAATTTAAGGGAGCAAACAAAAGTCAGATTGCTGAACTCAAGGATAAGGTAGATTTGGTAAGGGGAAAGATCCTGACAGATGTGGTGATCAAAAATACTGAGCTGTCGGTGAAGCGGTATTTCGAAGGTAAGGGGTATCTGAATGCGGAGGTGAAAATCAAACAGCAAAAAGATACACTACTGGCCAACAGTGTCAATATTGTGATCATTGTGGAGAAAAACCAAAAGGTCAAGGTCAAGAATATAAATTTTTACGGGGACGATAATTTCACCGCTGCGAAGCTCCGAAGTAAGCTGAAAAACACGGGTGAAAAGCCAAGAATTGGACTTCCAGTAGATCTGATTGAAAAAACCCTGATGGTTTTGAAGCCCAAAAATCTCTTCTATTTTCTAACCCACAAAAAGGAAACGAGTACTCGCGAACTCAAGGAATATTTGGGAGAACAGGTAAATGTGAACGTGTTTAAGTCTGCCAAGTTTGTCCGAAGCGAATTTGAGGAGGATAAGAAAGGACTGATTACTTTCTATAACTCCAAAGGGTATCGTGATGCAGAAATTGTAACCGATTCGGTATACAGCATCGACCGAAAGTATTTGAATGTGGACATCAACATCAACCCGGGAAACAAGTACCGGTTTAGGGATATCATCTGGTCTGGCAATTACATCTACGATGACGCTTTCCTTGATAGGGTTTTGGGCATCGAAAAAGGTGACGTTTATGACCTGGAGTTGGTTAATAAAAAACTGAATTATAATCCGACAGGCGCTGACATAAGCTCCCTGTACATGGATGATGGCTATCTCTTTTTCAGAGTGAATCCTGTAGAAGTAAGTGTGAGTCAGGACTCCATTGATCTGGAAATGAGGCTGTATGAAGGACCGCAGGCCACCATCAATGAGGTCACCATCAGCGGAAATGATAAAACCAATGATCACGTGGTGCTACGGGAGATCAGGACCTTGCCGGGTGAGAAGTTTAGCCGATCTGAGCTGATCCGTACCCAAAGGGAATTGTCACAGCTTGGGTATTTCGATCCAGAGCAGGTAAATCCTGTGCCCAAGCCTAATCCTGCGGATGAAACCGTGGATATTGAATGGCAATTGGTGGAGAGACCCAATGACCAGGTGGAGCTATCAGGAGGATGGGGTGGAACCTTCGGTTTTGTAGGTACCCTTGGTTTATCTTTCAACAACTTCTCGGTGAAGAACATCCCGCACCTGGATAAGTGGCGTCCACTCCCTATGGGAGATGGACAGAAGCTGTCGGTAAGGATGCAGGCCAACGGAAGAAGATATCAAAGTTATTCCATGAGCTTTAATGAGCCTTGGCTTGGCGGGCGTAAGCCCAACAACTTTGGGGTGAACTTTAGCCACTCTGCTCAACGATCACTGAATTTGAGCAACGAGACCATTGGAAAACTCCAGGTGTCAGGTGCTACAGTATCCCTTGGTAGAAGGGTCACCTGGCCGGATGATTACTTCACTGTGAGCAATTCTTTCTCCTACCAGAAATATACATTGCAGGGTTCTTTGACTTCTTTTTACGGCTTTTCCGGAGATTCACACAGTTTGACCTTTAACAACACCCTGGCGAGAAACTCAGTCGATAATCCTATGTATCCAAGAACCGGATCGTCGCTTTCGCTCAGTGCTTCTTTTACGCCACCCTATTCGCTATGGAGCAAGCTGGACTATGAGAATGCTTCCTCGCAAGACCTTTATAACCTTTTGGAGTATCACAAATGGAACCTCGATTTCAAGTATTATTTAAAGTTGGCAGGGAATTTGGTTCTAGCTCCTCGTGCACACTTCGGTATGCTGGGTTCTTATACGGATAAAGTTGGGGTGGGACCTTTTGAAAGGTTCCAATTAGGTGGAGATGGTTTGACAGGTCAGAATTTCCTTTTGGGTACGGACGTGATCGGTTTGCGGGGCTATGAGAATAATGTAATAACGCCTACGGATGCTAACGGTACTAAAGGAGGAACGATGTTTACCAAGTTTGTCATGGAACTTCGATATCCGATATCACTTAACCCATCGGCTACCATCTATGTGCTTACGTTCTTTGAAGGCGGTAACAACTGGAATAATCTGGACAATTTCAATCCTTATAACCTGTACAGATCAGCCGGGCTTGGTGTAAGAATCTTCATGCCTGCGTTTGGGTTACTGGGTCTGGATTGGGGATATGGGTTGGATCCGGCACCGGGTTCTCTGGAGGTGAGTGGTCCACAATTCCACTTCTCTATCGGACAACAAATCAGATAAAACTATGAAGAAAAGCGCCCTGTTAGTGTTCTGCCTGTTTTTGTTCGCAATAAGTAATACTTTTGCTCAGAAATTTGGGTATGTGGATACCGAATATGTGCTGAGCAGAATGCCCGAGTACAAGGAGGCTCAGGCGGAGATCGAAAAGCTGGCCAGGGGTTGGGAGACGGAGATTCAGGGTATGTACAAAAAGGTGGAGGAGATGGAGGCTGCATTGCAGGCCGAGGAGGTACTATTGACGGCTGAGATGAGCGCCGAGCGCCGGCAGGAGATAGACCGGGAGTGGAAAGAGGTAAAGGAATATCAGAAGCAAATTTTTGGATTTGATGGCCTTTATTTTCTAAAAAAGAAGGAATTAGTAAAGCCTGTACAAGATCAGGTGTTTGAAGCAGTGGAACGTGTCGCAAAAAACAATAGATTGCAGATCGTTTTTGACAAGTCGGGTGACTTAGTCATGATTTATACTGACCCAATTCATGACTATACTGATTATGTATTGGAAGAATTGGGTCTGGGTGAAAACCAGGAAAGTAGTAATTAGGAAATAACAATTTTATTATGAAAGCAAAAATTTTAAGTGTAATTGTGGTGTTGATGGCATGTGCGGCACAGGTGTCGGCGCAGGAAAATCTCAAGATTGGCTACACCAATGCAGACTATGTTCTCAGCCTGTTGCCTGAGGCTAAGCAAATCGACGCTGAGCTGAAAGCATATGAGAAGCAATTGCAGAATCAGATACAAGCCAAATACAACAACCTGCAAACCAAGATGAGCGATTATCAGGCGAATGCAGCTACCTGGGACGACCTGATCCGCACGGATAAAGAAGAGGAAATCCAGAGCCTGCAGCAGAGCATTCAGAAGTTTTCTCAGGATGCCGAGACTTCCATGGGCAACAAACGTAACCAGTTGCTGAAGCCGGTTTATGAGAAAATTGGCAATGCCATAGAGCAAATAGCTATCGAGAATGGCTATACGCACATTTTTAGTGCTGGAGCTCCAGGATTTGACGTGCTGTTGTACGCCAGAGAGCAGGATGATGTATCGAATATCATTTTGAAGAAATTGGGAATCACCCCTCCTGCGGTGGAAGGAAAGTAATTCCTTTTAAGAAATTAATGGATTAAAAAAGCCCGGTTTTCCGGGCTTTTTTTGTTTTACGACTTCACGGGGAAGGGTTTATCCCAGATCACTATGTCCCCCGCTTTTCCCTATCCGGCAACCGAGCAATAATGCAGAGCCCTATTTCAGAATAATCCCCGTAATCAGGCCCACCAGGATAATCACAGGGGTAGGCACCTTGGTGAAGAACATCAGGCACATTGTTCCTAGCATTAGGGAGTAGTTGAGGGTGGTGGGGGCAATGGGCTCAAACAGGAAAAAAGCCGCAGCGATCACCATTCCGGAGCTCACAGCGTTGATGCCCTCGAGCGAGGCTTTGACCATTCGATATTTTTTCAAATCCTCCCAAAACCTACTCACAAAGAAGATGAAGAAGGTGCCGGGCAAGAATACTCCGGCAGCTGCCATCACGCCACCCAGTATTTGCTGCGGAATATCCGTATTGTGCATACTCACGGCCCCCACATAGGCACTGAATGAAAATACAGGCCCGGGGAGCGCTTGCACAAATCCGTAACCAGAAAGAAACTCCTCTGAGGTGAGCCAGCCTTTGAATTCGACAAACTCCGTGTAAAGCAGCGGTACCAGCACCTGGCCTCCCCCAAAAATCAGGCTTCCATTTCTATAAAAATTTTCAAATAGCCTGATGGGAAGATACTGCGTCACTCCACCAAGCACCGCAGCGAAGACCAGTACAGAGATCCATAGAATAAAGTTGGACCAATTGATTTTGATGGTTGATTTCTCTTCTAGTGGCTGTTGTTTGAATTTGAAGGCTGTAATGGATCCACCTATCAGCAGCATGATAGGAAAGGCCCATGGTGTTCTGAATATATAGGAAGCCATGGTGGAAATAATCATCAGGAAAAAGCCCGTACGCGAACTCACCACGCTACTGGAGATTCTATAGGCTGAGTATGCCACGATACCCACGGCAATAGGCTGTATGAACTTAAGAAATGACAGTGAGATGTCCATATCCTGAAAGACATTCACCATAATACCCATACAAATCATGATGGTGAGTGCTGGCAGGGCCCAAATGAGCAGCGTGAGGTAGGCCAGGCTTGGTCCACCGATTTTAAATCCAATGGCGGTAATGGTTTGTGTGGAAGTGGGGCCGGGCAGTATCTGACAGAGGGCGTAAAGCTCCATCAGGTCGGTCTCCGACAGGTAACCCCGCTTGGTCACCATCATGTCCAGAATCAGCGCCAAGTGTGCCGTAGGACCACCAAATGAGGTAACACTAAGGATCAGGACATCCCTTAGAAATATGAGGTATCTGACCCTTCTGACCGACATTAGGATTTCAATCCGATTTCTCTCAATCTTTCATCCAAAAATTCTCCGGCGGTAACATCTTCATATTGCTTGGGGTGATCAGCATCCACGCAGCTGTCCAGACAGGTAAGGTCCATGGAGGAAATGGGGTGCATGAAAAAGGGAATAGAAAAGCGAGAGGTTCCCATTTTTTCTCTTGGTGGGTTCACCACCCGGTGGATGGTTGATTTTAATTTATGGTTGGTGAGCCTGTCCAGCATATCCCCTACATTCACCACGATCTGATCCGGCAGAGCCGTAATCGGAATCCATGTGCCATCTCTCCTGAGTACCTGGAGTCCGTCAGCACTCGCCCCCATGAGCAGCGTGATCAGGTTGATGTCTCCGTGTTCGGCGGCTCGCACCGCATCTGCGGGTATTTCATCGGGGTTTTCTATTGGGAAGTAATGAATCTGTCTGAGAATACTGTTTCCCTGACGGACTTTATCATCAAAATACAGCTCGTCCAATCCCAGGTGTAGGGCGATGGCTCTGAGCATTTGAATGCCCGCTTCCTGCAGGGTCTTGAAAGCTTCCAATGTCAGGGCCTCAAACTCCGGAACCTCTTCGGGCCAGATATTTTCAGGATATTCATCCAACTTATTCTCCGTGGGCTGCCCCACATGGTAAAACTCCTTCAGATCTCCGGTATTTCTGCCTTTGGCTTTTTCCCTGCCTTTGCTGATATAGCCACGCTGACCCGCCAGTTCTTTCTTTTCATACCTCAGCTTCACTTCATCCGGGAGCATGAAAAACTTCTGTACAGACTCATAAAGCTGCTTGGTCAGATCATCTGAGAGGCCGTGGTTCTTGATGGCCACAAATCCAATGTTTTGATAAGCATGTCCCAGATCGTTGACAAACTTACTTTTGGTAGCAGCATCCCCGGAGGTGAAATCTGCAAGATCTAGTGAGGGGACTTCACTGTAGAGAGTGTTGTTCATAGAGATTATTGGGTTAGCTCAAAAATAAAATCATTTGTACAATTATCTGAACACTTGGTGCAACACTTTTAAAGATTTGATCTCACCAAGCTGGGTAGTATGATGCTCGTAGTAATTCAAAATAAGTTCCAGGGCTTTGAACCGTAAAGCACCTGATCCATGCACAGGCTCAGTGTAATCCGAACTAATGATGCTTGATATAAAGGTAATAAGATTATGATCTTCCTCGATCATTTCCAGCTCCATACTATGAATGAGGGCTGTGCCATCCTCCACATCCAGGCCAACAAATGGCAACATTTTAAGTAAGAAATGAAGGTGAAAATTTTCGATTTCTGATTGGAGGCTGTCGAATGTAATTATGGCATTGGATAGAAAGGCGAACAGTCTTTCGTGTGATTCGCCCTGCTCATGGGTGAGTAGTTTGCTCAGAATTTCCGATAGGAAAAGTACAATGGTTCCCTTGCGAATGTCTTGCTGAATATGGTGAGCCGTGGCGTAATATTTGTATTCTGAAAGCCTCTGAATCGATCGGTTGGGTTTGATGTAAGCGACCAGCTCCAGTAGAGAAAAGGCCTGAAAGTAGCCGATACTGCGCTTCGACCTGGGGCTTCTGATACCATTGACCATGAAGGACATGAGTCCGTACTGTTCGGTAAAAATCTGAACGATGATGCTGGATTCCTGATACTTCAGGTATTTGATAACAATACCCCTGGTTTTTGTGACCATTAGTTTATCACGGCTATTTTGCCAATGTGTGTTTCTGAACCATCCTGAGAGGCGTTGAACAGGATATAAATCCCGGACCTTACTCTTTGACCATTGTAGTCCAGCAAATCCCAGGAGGCGGTGCCGCCTTTAGCCGCTACCTCACGGATAAGCTTACCGTTTACATCTGTGATTTTCACCGAGGCATCACGCACCAGTCCGGTTATGCCCACCATTCCTTCATATCCCGGGCGCACCGGGTTGGGGAAGACAGAGACGGACCGATTGGTGATTCCACCTGCCGATGACCCGCTTCTGTAGGAAACGAGCCCTTTTTCTGTAAGGATGAACATCTCACCGTTTTTTGAATTGTAGGCCATCTTTAATACCATATTGGAAGGAAGTGGCGAATTATCCGTGGTGAAATGGGCCTCGAGTTGACTCAAACTGTTATCAAAAATCCAAAGACCTTCTCTGGTGCTCATCCAGATTCTATTGCCCCCATCTACCGCAATGGCCGTCACGCTCTCATCCTCAAAGACCTCTTTATTATCATAAATAGGGATAATGGCATTGAGGTCGTCAAAAATGAATGATGCTTCTGTGAAAATCGCTGGCCCGCCCACAGTGGCTATCCAGGTTTCATCGCTCAGGTCAATGGCTACACCGTTGATCTGATTGGAGGGGATCTTATCAGCAGTGGTCAGCTCCCTAAAATCCTGATTGTTCAGGTTTAGAGCAATAAATCCTCCACCATCGTTAATGCCTCTGGTGATCCAGAGAACCCCCCTTTGGGAGAGGGATACGGCCAGGGGAAAGGAAGTGCCTATAAAGGAGAGGCTATAGGGATTGAGTTCACCCGCTTCATCCAGGGTGTAAAGGGGCTCTCCACTTTCGTAGGAGGGGATATAGAGCAGGTCTGATGAAGTGGTGAGTTGAGGGATGAGTGGGTCGTAACCTTCCAGGTTTTTGGAGAGGCCAGTCACCAGGGAACCTTCGGTTTGATTATAAAGACCATATCCGGTTGAGGAGAAGTAGTGGTTATTTTCAAAGAAAGCCACGTCTGTGATGTTATAAAATCCCTCGATTGTCTCAGTGCCCCAGGAGGTATTATCAAAAAGGCTATAGCCCAGTGAGTCGGTTTGCCCATAATAGTCTTCAGGATGAGGACCATAAAAGGCATAGCAATGCTGATCTATGTACCTGATTTCGGTGATGTCATCACTCAAAGGGCCATTGGGGGTAATGGACTGCCCGGCAGGATCAATAAGCCCGGAGCGGAGATCACCAATCCAAAAGCCATCAGATGGCAGGAATGTATTGGCCTGAAGGTGAGCAATAGACTTTAGCGCAGTGGGGCCAGTGCTTTGATATTGATGAATATTGGAGGAAGTCAACAGATAGAGAAATTCATGATCAGCTTTCATGTCTATTATCGATTCATCGCTCGCCCAGCTGGCATCTATCCATTGATTACCCACTCGTTGAGCAATGAGCGTGTCGTTTTTGATGACAAACACGTTTTCACTGGTGGCCGTCAGGTGGCTGAAGCTGGCACTATCTGCTTCCAGTATCCAGCTGGTGTAAGTAGAAAGATTACTCTGAAGGGAGGCACTCAAAAGCCCTGCATTGGTAATGGCGAATAGTCGTTCCCCAAATACCAACATTTCGGTGACCGTGACATCTGTGGCATTGGGGCCAAAGGAGCGATGATTGTCTACTATTTCCTGTCTTTCCAGAGAAACGACAATAATCCCGAAGCTGGTTCCCACATAAGCCAGTTGCCCATGTGTGATAATCTGGTGGATTTTTTTGCTCCCCACCAGGGTGGCGTTCTTTATGTCCCTAATGGTCGTCACCTTCCCATCGTGGTGCAGATCCACCAACCCCGACTCATAACCGATCACCAGTGTCTTGAAGTCTTCGCTATAGCTGAGGGCAGTGATCCCTGCATCTGAGAGCCCATCGGTTTTTGAAAGGGTATTGATGGCCCCAGTTGCCAGATCTATATAAAAGAGACCGTTCTCTACTGCACAAAAGAT
This Marinoscillum sp. 108 DNA region includes the following protein-coding sequences:
- a CDS encoding isoprenyl transferase, encoding MKEQINQGNLPQHIAVIMDGNGRWAKQQGAARIFGHKNAIKAVREATEGCAELGVSCLTLYAFSTENWSRPKQEVQGLMTLLVATINDEVPTLMKNNVSLHSIGDISQLPEKAQKKLQEAIDKTSKNDGLKLILALNYSGKWDLTHAMQALALEVEKGVLKAEAVDHKQIEKHLSTYGFPDPELLIRTSGEMRISNFLLWQMAYTELFFTPVLWPDFRKEHLHEAIVSYQKRERRFGKISEQVNLG
- a CDS encoding outer membrane protein assembly factor, with the translated sequence MQKYLLILAVLISYGVDGQIRFGQKSSPASDGVAINYSSPREYEIADIRVQGVQFLDNNALISLSGLRVGDKIKIPGDEISAAIKKLWKQGIIGNVSIEAEKIEGDKIWLIITLSERPRLTKYEFKGANKSQIAELKDKVDLVRGKILTDVVIKNTELSVKRYFEGKGYLNAEVKIKQQKDTLLANSVNIVIIVEKNQKVKVKNINFYGDDNFTAAKLRSKLKNTGEKPRIGLPVDLIEKTLMVLKPKNLFYFLTHKKETSTRELKEYLGEQVNVNVFKSAKFVRSEFEEDKKGLITFYNSKGYRDAEIVTDSVYSIDRKYLNVDININPGNKYRFRDIIWSGNYIYDDAFLDRVLGIEKGDVYDLELVNKKLNYNPTGADISSLYMDDGYLFFRVNPVEVSVSQDSIDLEMRLYEGPQATINEVTISGNDKTNDHVVLREIRTLPGEKFSRSELIRTQRELSQLGYFDPEQVNPVPKPNPADETVDIEWQLVERPNDQVELSGGWGGTFGFVGTLGLSFNNFSVKNIPHLDKWRPLPMGDGQKLSVRMQANGRRYQSYSMSFNEPWLGGRKPNNFGVNFSHSAQRSLNLSNETIGKLQVSGATVSLGRRVTWPDDYFTVSNSFSYQKYTLQGSLTSFYGFSGDSHSLTFNNTLARNSVDNPMYPRTGSSLSLSASFTPPYSLWSKLDYENASSQDLYNLLEYHKWNLDFKYYLKLAGNLVLAPRAHFGMLGSYTDKVGVGPFERFQLGGDGLTGQNFLLGTDVIGLRGYENNVITPTDANGTKGGTMFTKFVMELRYPISLNPSATIYVLTFFEGGNNWNNLDNFNPYNLYRSAGLGVRIFMPAFGLLGLDWGYGLDPAPGSLEVSGPQFHFSIGQQIR
- a CDS encoding OmpH family outer membrane protein, with the protein product MKKSALLVFCLFLFAISNTFAQKFGYVDTEYVLSRMPEYKEAQAEIEKLARGWETEIQGMYKKVEEMEAALQAEEVLLTAEMSAERRQEIDREWKEVKEYQKQIFGFDGLYFLKKKELVKPVQDQVFEAVERVAKNNRLQIVFDKSGDLVMIYTDPIHDYTDYVLEELGLGENQESSN
- a CDS encoding OmpH family outer membrane protein: MKAKILSVIVVLMACAAQVSAQENLKIGYTNADYVLSLLPEAKQIDAELKAYEKQLQNQIQAKYNNLQTKMSDYQANAATWDDLIRTDKEEEIQSLQQSIQKFSQDAETSMGNKRNQLLKPVYEKIGNAIEQIAIENGYTHIFSAGAPGFDVLLYAREQDDVSNIILKKLGITPPAVEGK
- the chrA gene encoding chromate efflux transporter, whose translation is MSVRRVRYLIFLRDVLILSVTSFGGPTAHLALILDMMVTKRGYLSETDLMELYALCQILPGPTSTQTITAIGFKIGGPSLAYLTLLIWALPALTIMICMGIMVNVFQDMDISLSFLKFIQPIAVGIVAYSAYRISSSVVSSRTGFFLMIISTMASYIFRTPWAFPIMLLIGGSITAFKFKQQPLEEKSTIKINWSNFILWISVLVFAAVLGGVTQYLPIRLFENFYRNGSLIFGGGQVLVPLLYTEFVEFKGWLTSEEFLSGYGFVQALPGPVFSFSAYVGAVSMHNTDIPQQILGGVMAAAGVFLPGTFFIFFVSRFWEDLKKYRMVKASLEGINAVSSGMVIAAAFFLFEPIAPTTLNYSLMLGTMCLMFFTKVPTPVIILVGLITGIILK
- a CDS encoding isopenicillin N synthase family oxygenase, encoding MNNTLYSEVPSLDLADFTSGDAATKSKFVNDLGHAYQNIGFVAIKNHGLSDDLTKQLYESVQKFFMLPDEVKLRYEKKELAGQRGYISKGREKAKGRNTGDLKEFYHVGQPTENKLDEYPENIWPEEVPEFEALTLEAFKTLQEAGIQMLRAIALHLGLDELYFDDKVRQGNSILRQIHYFPIENPDEIPADAVRAAEHGDINLITLLMGASADGLQVLRRDGTWIPITALPDQIVVNVGDMLDRLTNHKLKSTIHRVVNPPREKMGTSRFSIPFFMHPISSMDLTCLDSCVDADHPKQYEDVTAGEFLDERLREIGLKS
- the recO gene encoding DNA repair protein RecO, which codes for MVTKTRGIVIKYLKYQESSIIVQIFTEQYGLMSFMVNGIRSPRSKRSIGYFQAFSLLELVAYIKPNRSIQRLSEYKYYATAHHIQQDIRKGTIVLFLSEILSKLLTHEQGESHERLFAFLSNAIITFDSLQSEIENFHLHFLLKMLPFVGLDVEDGTALIHSMELEMIEEDHNLITFISSIISSDYTEPVHGSGALRFKALELILNYYEHHTTQLGEIKSLKVLHQVFR